A stretch of the Pseudomonas sp. ACM7 genome encodes the following:
- the dksA gene encoding RNA polymerase-binding protein DksA — MPTQAKQQNQSISGFEPYKEVKGEEYMGKPMRAHFTKILNKWKQDLMQEVDRTVDHMKDEAANFPDPADRASQEEEFSLELRARDRERKLIKKIDKTLQLIEDEEYGWCESCGVEIGVKRLEARPTADMCVDCKTLAEIKEKQVGK, encoded by the coding sequence ATGCCCACCCAAGCAAAGCAGCAAAACCAGTCGATCAGCGGCTTCGAACCCTACAAAGAAGTAAAGGGCGAGGAATACATGGGCAAGCCCATGCGCGCTCACTTCACCAAGATCCTGAATAAGTGGAAACAGGACTTGATGCAGGAAGTCGACCGTACGGTTGATCACATGAAAGACGAAGCGGCCAACTTCCCGGACCCGGCAGACCGTGCCAGCCAGGAAGAAGAATTCAGCCTCGAGCTGCGTGCCCGCGACCGCGAGCGCAAGTTGATCAAAAAGATCGACAAGACGCTGCAACTGATCGAAGACGAAGAATATGGCTGGTGCGAGTCCTGCGGCGTCGAAATCGGCGTCAAGCGACTGGAAGCCCGCCCTACCGCCGACATGTGCGTTGACTGCAAGACCCTGGCGGAAATCAAGGAAAAGCAAGTCGGCAAGTAA
- a CDS encoding pyridoxal phosphate-dependent aminotransferase, with product MAQSYSARSRAIEPFHVMALLARANELQAAGHDVIHLEIGEPDFTTAEPIIQAGQAALTAGKTRYTAARGIPELREAISGFYQQRYGLSIDPHRILITPGGSGALLLASALLVDPGKHWLLADPGYPCNRHFLRLVEGAAQLVPVGPDVRYQLTPDLIARHWDHDSVGALVASPANPTGTILTRDELAGLSAAIKERHGHLVVDEIYHGLTYGTDAASVLEVDDSAFVLNSFSKYFGMTGWRLGWLVAPEAAVGELEKLAQNLYISAPSMAQHAALACFEPATISILEERRAEFGRRRDFLLPALRELGFGIAVEPEGAFYLYADISKFGGDAFAFCRHFLETEHVAITPGLDFGRYQAGHHVRFAYTQSLPRLQEAVERIARGLKSWQG from the coding sequence ATGGCTCAGTCCTACAGTGCCCGCAGTCGCGCGATCGAACCTTTCCATGTCATGGCGCTGCTGGCGCGGGCCAATGAACTGCAAGCCGCTGGCCACGACGTGATCCACCTGGAAATCGGCGAACCCGACTTCACCACCGCCGAGCCGATCATTCAGGCCGGCCAAGCCGCCCTGACGGCGGGGAAGACCCGTTACACCGCCGCGCGTGGCATTCCCGAGTTGCGTGAGGCCATTTCCGGCTTTTATCAGCAACGTTACGGTTTGAGCATCGACCCGCACCGAATCCTCATCACGCCTGGCGGTTCTGGTGCGCTGCTGCTGGCCAGCGCCTTGTTGGTGGATCCGGGCAAGCACTGGCTGTTGGCGGACCCGGGATACCCCTGCAACCGGCACTTTTTGCGGTTGGTGGAAGGCGCAGCGCAACTGGTGCCGGTCGGTCCAGACGTGCGCTATCAGCTGACGCCGGACCTGATTGCACGCCATTGGGATCACGACAGCGTCGGCGCCCTGGTGGCGTCGCCAGCCAATCCGACCGGGACGATCCTGACCCGCGATGAGCTGGCAGGCCTGTCGGCTGCGATCAAGGAGCGCCACGGTCATCTGGTGGTGGATGAGATCTATCACGGTCTGACCTACGGCACTGATGCGGCCAGCGTGCTGGAAGTCGATGACAGTGCCTTTGTGCTGAATAGTTTTTCCAAGTATTTCGGCATGACGGGATGGCGACTTGGTTGGCTGGTGGCGCCTGAAGCGGCGGTCGGTGAACTGGAAAAACTCGCCCAGAATCTCTACATCAGCGCCCCGAGCATGGCTCAGCACGCCGCTTTGGCCTGCTTCGAACCGGCCACGATCAGCATTCTGGAAGAGCGTCGCGCCGAATTCGGCCGTCGTCGGGATTTCCTGCTGCCAGCCCTGCGAGAGTTGGGCTTTGGTATCGCCGTTGAGCCTGAAGGCGCGTTCTACTTGTATGCCGATATCAGCAAGTTCGGCGGCGATGCCTTCGCGTTCTGCCGACATTTCCTGGAAACCGAACACGTGGCGATTACTCCGGGTCTGGACTTCGGTCGTTATCAGGCCGGCCATCATGTGCGGTTTGCCTACACCCAAAGTCTCCCGCGCCTACAAGAAGCGGTCGAGCGGATTGCGCGCGGCTTGAAGAGCTGGCAAGGCTGA
- the sfsA gene encoding DNA/RNA nuclease SfsA, translating to MRFHPPLEEGRLIRRYKRFLADIETVSGELLTIHCPNTGSMLNCQVEGGQVWFSRSNDPKRKLPGTWEIGETPQGRLFCVNTGRANGLIEEALRAGVITVLNGFTELKREVAYGQESSRIDFRLDYPSGPAYVEVKSVTLGFDGSLVAAFPDAVTQRGAKHLRELAHLARDGIRAVQLYCVNLTGIDAVRPAEEIDSAYAAALREAVSCGVEVLAYGVHLTHEEMVVDRRLEVLLNG from the coding sequence ATGCGTTTTCATCCTCCCCTCGAAGAAGGCCGTTTGATTCGTCGTTACAAGCGTTTTCTCGCCGATATCGAAACCGTTAGCGGCGAGTTGCTGACCATTCACTGCCCGAACACCGGCTCGATGCTCAATTGCCAGGTCGAAGGCGGGCAGGTCTGGTTCAGCCGTTCCAACGACCCCAAGCGCAAGTTGCCCGGCACCTGGGAAATCGGCGAAACGCCGCAGGGGCGCTTGTTTTGTGTGAATACCGGGCGGGCCAACGGCTTGATCGAAGAAGCACTGCGAGCCGGTGTCATCACCGTATTGAACGGCTTTACCGAGCTGAAGCGCGAAGTGGCCTACGGTCAGGAGAGCAGTCGCATCGACTTCCGTCTCGATTACCCGAGCGGGCCGGCTTATGTGGAAGTCAAAAGCGTCACTTTGGGCTTCGATGGTTCTTTGGTGGCAGCATTTCCCGATGCGGTGACCCAGCGCGGGGCCAAGCATTTGCGCGAATTGGCGCATTTGGCCCGGGACGGAATTCGTGCGGTGCAGTTGTATTGCGTCAATCTCACCGGCATCGACGCTGTGCGTCCTGCAGAAGAAATCGATTCGGCCTACGCCGCAGCCTTGCGTGAGGCGGTGTCGTGCGGGGTTGAGGTGCTGGCCTATGGCGTGCACTTGACCCACGAAGAAATGGTGGTCGATCGGCGTCTGGAGGTGTTGCTGAACGGCTAA
- a CDS encoding Rieske (2Fe-2S) protein → MKFLCAGVELADASSRGFDIDGQKLFAVRRGGQVYVYINRCPHRGVGLEWKPDQFLDPSNSLIQCATHGALFLIEDGECVAGPCAGQSLTTVACREDEQGIWVSL, encoded by the coding sequence ATGAAGTTTCTTTGTGCAGGTGTTGAGCTGGCCGATGCCAGCAGTCGCGGTTTCGACATCGACGGCCAGAAGCTCTTTGCCGTGCGCCGTGGCGGCCAGGTTTACGTCTACATCAATCGCTGCCCGCACCGTGGCGTCGGACTGGAATGGAAGCCTGACCAGTTTCTCGACCCCAGCAACAGCCTCATCCAGTGCGCGACCCACGGCGCACTGTTTCTGATCGAAGACGGCGAATGCGTCGCCGGCCCTTGTGCCGGGCAGTCCCTGACCACAGTCGCCTGCCGCGAAGACGAGCAAGGGATCTGGGTCAGTCTTTAG
- a CDS encoding hemin ABC transporter substrate-binding protein gives MRLSTRVAALCVGLLVSHHAAAAELPQRWVSAGGALSEWISALGGESKLVGVDTTSQHPESLKALPSIGYQRQLSAEGILSLRPQILVGTEEMGPPPVLSQVRSAGVQVELFSAQPDLPTLQGNLQHLGKLLGAEDQASQLFQTYQQQLDQQKIRVTRAQLKEKSPGVLLLLGHAGGKPLIAGKDTAADWLLQRAGGHNLATHTGYKPFSVESLVSLDPEVLVFADRALTGNAARAALFKENPILSSTRAAKGGRVMELDPTLLVGGLGPRLPEALKKLSGAFYPGSAGQ, from the coding sequence ATGCGCCTGAGTACCCGCGTTGCTGCGCTTTGTGTCGGACTCCTCGTCAGCCACCACGCCGCAGCGGCCGAGTTGCCACAACGTTGGGTCAGTGCCGGTGGTGCTTTATCGGAATGGATCAGCGCGCTGGGCGGTGAATCGAAACTGGTGGGTGTCGACACCACCAGTCAGCACCCGGAATCGCTCAAGGCATTGCCGAGCATCGGGTATCAGCGGCAATTGTCGGCGGAGGGTATTTTGAGCTTACGCCCGCAGATACTGGTCGGCACCGAGGAAATGGGACCGCCACCGGTACTTTCGCAGGTTCGCAGTGCAGGCGTGCAGGTCGAACTGTTCTCGGCCCAGCCGGACCTGCCGACCTTGCAGGGTAATTTGCAGCATTTGGGCAAGTTACTCGGCGCTGAAGATCAGGCCTCACAATTGTTTCAGACGTATCAACAGCAACTCGATCAACAAAAGATCCGGGTCACTCGGGCGCAGTTGAAGGAAAAATCGCCGGGCGTGCTGTTGTTGCTTGGCCACGCGGGCGGCAAACCGCTCATCGCCGGCAAGGACACCGCCGCCGATTGGTTGCTGCAACGGGCCGGTGGGCACAATCTGGCCACGCATACCGGCTATAAACCCTTTTCTGTTGAATCCCTGGTCAGTCTGGATCCCGAGGTGCTGGTGTTTGCCGATCGTGCACTGACCGGCAATGCGGCACGTGCGGCGTTGTTCAAGGAGAACCCCATCCTGTCCTCGACCCGCGCGGCCAAGGGCGGGCGAGTCATGGAGCTTGATCCGACCTTGTTGGTTGGGGGCTTGGGGCCGCGGCTACCCGAGGCGTTGAAAAAACTGTCTGGCGCTTTCTACCCCGGTTCGGCCGGCCAATGA
- a CDS encoding iron ABC transporter permease has product MVAIWLSLALGPVSLPLFDTLRAALRLVGVPIAPDGLEQAELILGQIRLPRTLLGLAVGGVLALSGVAMQGLFRNPLADPGLVGVSSGAALGAAIAIVGGSVFGGLPESFGPYLLSLFAFLGGLGVTALVYRLGRRNGQTNVATMLLAGIALTALAGSAVGLFTYLADDATLRTLTFWNLGSLNGASYSRLWPLLLISAGVALWLPRRAKALNALLLGESEAGHLGIDVEGLKRELVFCTALGVGAAVAAAGMIGFVGLVVPHLVRLLAGPDHRVLLPASVLAGASLLLFADLVARLALAPAELPIGIVTAFIGAPFFLYLLLRGRA; this is encoded by the coding sequence GTGGTGGCTATCTGGCTGTCGTTGGCGCTTGGGCCGGTGAGCTTGCCGTTGTTCGACACCTTGCGTGCAGCCCTGCGGCTGGTGGGTGTACCGATCGCTCCCGACGGGCTGGAACAGGCCGAGCTGATCCTCGGGCAGATTCGTTTGCCGCGAACCTTGCTGGGTTTGGCTGTGGGTGGCGTATTGGCACTGTCCGGCGTGGCGATGCAGGGGTTGTTTCGAAATCCTCTGGCCGATCCGGGGCTGGTCGGCGTCTCCAGCGGTGCGGCATTGGGCGCGGCGATCGCGATTGTCGGAGGCTCGGTATTCGGCGGACTGCCCGAATCCTTCGGGCCTTATCTGTTATCGCTGTTCGCATTTCTCGGCGGGCTGGGCGTGACGGCATTGGTGTATCGACTGGGCCGGCGCAACGGGCAGACCAATGTCGCGACCATGCTGCTGGCCGGAATTGCGTTGACTGCGCTGGCCGGCTCCGCCGTGGGACTGTTCACGTATCTGGCGGATGACGCGACGCTGCGCACCCTGACGTTCTGGAACCTAGGCAGCCTCAATGGCGCCAGCTATTCGCGGCTCTGGCCGTTACTGCTGATCAGTGCCGGCGTGGCGCTGTGGCTGCCGCGCCGGGCCAAGGCCTTGAATGCGTTGTTGCTGGGTGAGTCTGAGGCGGGTCACCTGGGCATCGACGTCGAAGGGCTCAAGCGCGAGTTGGTGTTCTGCACGGCGCTGGGTGTCGGTGCCGCGGTGGCTGCGGCGGGGATGATCGGGTTTGTCGGTCTGGTGGTGCCGCATCTGGTGCGACTGCTGGCCGGTCCGGATCATCGGGTGCTGTTGCCTGCGTCAGTATTGGCGGGTGCCAGTCTTTTGTTATTTGCCGATCTGGTGGCGCGACTGGCCCTGGCGCCGGCTGAATTGCCGATCGGGATCGTCACGGCTTTTATCGGTGCGCCGTTCTTTCTGTACTTATTGCTCAGAGGGCGTGCCTGA
- a CDS encoding heme ABC transporter ATP-binding protein → MLRTQNLQIRRGRKIVLADITLELKPGEVLGVLGPNGAGKSTLLGALCGELQAHHGSVWLDERELSDWAGTARAQRLAVLPQVSTLDFAFRVEEVVGMGRLPHQSGRVRDDEIVAAALHAADAGHLSGRSYLALSGGERQRVHLARVLAQLWPGEAGQTLLLDEPTSMLDPLHQHTTLQAVREFANRGAAVLVILHDLNLAARYCDRLLLLEGGRPVALDTPEQVLRPEPLKAVFGLEVLVQQHPERGHPLIIAR, encoded by the coding sequence ATGTTGCGAACGCAAAATCTGCAAATCCGTAGGGGCCGAAAGATTGTCCTGGCGGACATTACGCTTGAGCTCAAACCGGGCGAAGTCCTCGGTGTGCTGGGACCTAACGGCGCCGGCAAAAGCACCTTGCTCGGCGCCTTGTGCGGCGAGTTGCAGGCTCATCATGGCAGCGTCTGGCTCGACGAGCGCGAGTTGAGCGATTGGGCGGGGACGGCGCGAGCGCAGCGTTTGGCGGTATTGCCGCAGGTGTCGACCTTGGACTTCGCCTTTCGTGTCGAAGAGGTGGTCGGCATGGGCCGCTTACCCCATCAAAGCGGTCGGGTCCGCGATGACGAGATCGTTGCCGCCGCATTGCACGCTGCCGATGCCGGGCATTTGAGTGGCCGCAGCTATCTGGCCTTGTCCGGTGGCGAACGTCAGCGGGTGCATCTGGCGCGGGTTCTGGCGCAGCTCTGGCCGGGCGAAGCGGGGCAAACGTTGTTGCTTGATGAGCCAACGTCGATGCTCGACCCGCTTCATCAGCACACCACGTTGCAAGCCGTGCGCGAGTTCGCCAATCGTGGCGCAGCGGTGCTGGTGATCCTGCATGATCTGAACCTGGCAGCGCGCTATTGTGATCGCCTGTTACTGCTCGAAGGCGGGCGCCCTGTGGCGCTCGATACACCGGAGCAGGTGTTGCGCCCGGAACCACTCAAGGCCGTGTTCGGGCTGGAAGTTCTGGTGCAGCAGCACCCGGAGCGTGGGCATCCGCTGATCATCGCCCGCTGA
- a CDS encoding ChaN family lipoprotein: MRGILMLALLLLSACQHVSTPPPVVGEIRDLRSGQVLTAEELVERLESPSRLIVGEQHDNRDHHQLQLWLLKSLGERRAQGSLLLEMLTPDQQLRVDDVRHASTPPTDLPGALAWQSGWDWNLYGPIVRFALSQPYPLLAANLDTPEVRAVYANPPTLSGSRSNVASVKGELLKQVSDSHCGLLPESQMPAMLAVQQQRDRRMAERLLAAPTPSLLFAGAYHARKDVGVPIHVLDLGEPQAPVVLMLAEQGSEVTPAMADYVWYTPATPPQDYCAQMRKQFGK, from the coding sequence ATGCGTGGGATTTTGATGCTGGCCTTGCTGTTGCTGAGTGCCTGTCAGCATGTTTCGACTCCGCCACCGGTTGTGGGCGAGATTCGGGACTTGCGCAGCGGCCAGGTTCTGACGGCAGAGGAGCTGGTTGAGCGGTTGGAGTCGCCTTCACGACTGATCGTGGGCGAGCAGCATGACAATCGCGATCACCATCAACTGCAGTTGTGGTTATTGAAGTCGCTGGGTGAACGGCGAGCTCAAGGCAGTCTGCTGCTGGAAATGCTCACGCCGGATCAACAGCTGCGCGTCGATGACGTCCGTCACGCCTCGACACCACCGACGGATTTACCCGGTGCATTAGCGTGGCAGTCGGGTTGGGACTGGAATCTGTACGGACCCATCGTTCGCTTCGCGCTTTCCCAGCCATACCCGCTGCTGGCAGCCAATCTGGACACGCCTGAAGTGCGTGCCGTTTACGCCAATCCTCCGACATTGAGCGGTTCGCGTTCCAACGTAGCGTCAGTCAAGGGCGAGTTGCTGAAGCAAGTCAGCGACTCCCACTGTGGTCTGCTGCCCGAATCGCAAATGCCGGCGATGCTGGCGGTCCAGCAACAACGTGACCGACGGATGGCCGAGCGCCTGCTGGCGGCACCCACGCCTTCACTGCTGTTTGCCGGCGCTTACCATGCGCGCAAGGATGTCGGCGTGCCGATTCATGTGCTTGATCTGGGAGAGCCCCAGGCGCCTGTGGTGTTGATGCTGGCGGAGCAGGGCAGCGAGGTCACACCGGCCATGGCTGATTACGTCTGGTACACGCCTGCAACGCCGCCCCAGGATTACTGCGCGCAAATGCGTAAGCAATTTGGCAAGTGA
- a CDS encoding Crp/Fnr family transcriptional regulator, which yields MYLLGEQPAYADALINRLQHIPVRLLEGLMPCGPSLEFSAVDDLAVLLPGDQLFVLENGLLHGCVDERALFYLHEGDLIGLRQGTELPRCRFRSDSPLALTPYLRSEVFQHIYADPERSELFLQYMAGQSALLSDALARLKQPEFRSTNGFQRVASGEVLIHQGEDADHVFVIIDGHAEAFVDGHKVGDIPKDEIFGAMAVFTGEKRNASVITSEPSTVMLIPKDQFLSLTQSNPKIAHSLIESMARRIDLLNKQIIQLSSLNRTG from the coding sequence ATGTACCTACTTGGGGAACAACCGGCTTACGCCGACGCGCTGATCAACCGACTGCAACATATTCCCGTCCGGCTGCTGGAAGGTTTGATGCCCTGCGGACCGAGCCTGGAATTTTCAGCCGTCGATGACCTGGCCGTCCTGTTACCCGGCGATCAACTGTTTGTGCTGGAAAATGGCCTGCTGCATGGGTGCGTTGACGAGCGGGCATTGTTCTATCTGCACGAGGGAGATCTGATCGGCTTGCGCCAGGGCACAGAGCTGCCGCGTTGCCGCTTTCGCAGCGATAGCCCCTTGGCACTGACGCCGTATCTGCGCTCCGAGGTTTTTCAGCATATCTATGCCGACCCGGAGCGGTCGGAGTTGTTCCTTCAATACATGGCCGGTCAGTCCGCCCTGCTGTCCGACGCACTCGCCCGCCTGAAACAACCCGAGTTTCGAAGCACCAATGGTTTTCAGCGCGTGGCCAGTGGCGAAGTGTTGATCCATCAGGGCGAAGACGCGGATCACGTATTCGTCATCATCGATGGCCATGCCGAAGCCTTTGTCGACGGGCATAAAGTCGGCGATATACCCAAGGACGAGATTTTTGGCGCCATGGCGGTGTTCACTGGCGAGAAGCGTAACGCCAGCGTGATCACCAGCGAACCCAGCACTGTCATGCTGATCCCCAAGGACCAGTTTCTCAGCCTGACCCAAAGCAATCCGAAGATCGCCCACAGCCTGATCGAGAGCATGGCCCGACGCATTGATCTGCTGAACAAGCAGATCATTCAACTGAGCTCACTCAACCGCACAGGCTGA
- a CDS encoding TfoX/Sxy family protein, giving the protein MNDELQHLKNLGKTSAQWLHAVGIHSASDLRRLGAVDAYRAVRTRGFRASKVLLYAIEGALMDVHWNDIPAERKDALNKQLEAISSRHKN; this is encoded by the coding sequence ATGAATGATGAACTGCAGCACCTGAAGAATCTTGGCAAGACGTCGGCGCAGTGGCTGCATGCCGTGGGCATCCACAGCGCCTCGGACTTGCGTCGCCTGGGGGCGGTGGATGCTTATCGGGCCGTGCGCACGCGCGGGTTTCGGGCGTCCAAAGTGTTGTTGTATGCCATCGAAGGTGCCCTGATGGATGTGCACTGGAATGACATTCCCGCCGAGCGCAAGGACGCCTTGAACAAACAGCTGGAAGCTATCTCGTCACGTCACAAGAACTGA
- a CDS encoding pentapeptide repeat-containing protein translates to MSQPKLLDTPLYALLHKDDITGFNNERPKDGPIDMVGGDFRGLDLRELNADGVDFTDAYFRSADLRGIDFRNASLEGASLAHAQISGAYFPPELSADEILMSMNFGTRLRYRTR, encoded by the coding sequence ATGAGCCAGCCGAAACTTCTCGACACCCCGCTTTATGCGTTGCTGCACAAAGACGACATCACAGGTTTCAACAACGAGCGCCCCAAAGACGGACCTATCGACATGGTCGGTGGCGATTTCCGGGGTCTGGACCTGCGTGAACTGAACGCCGACGGCGTCGACTTTACCGATGCCTACTTCCGCTCCGCCGACTTGCGCGGCATCGACTTTCGCAACGCCTCCCTGGAAGGCGCGAGCCTTGCTCATGCACAGATCTCCGGCGCCTACTTCCCGCCAGAGCTGAGTGCTGACGAGATCCTGATGTCGATGAATTTCGGTACACGCCTGCGTTATCGCACCCGCTAA
- a CDS encoding bifunctional aminoglycoside phosphotransferase/ATP-binding protein encodes MSQSLIAALQNPALYPHPVDGFQVIETHISWVILTGPFAYKVKKPVNFGFLDFTSLDAREHFCAEELRLNQRLTNDLYLEVLPITGSAEAPQLGGDGPVVDYALKMRQFPQSGLLSTLQANGELTTAHIDEMAAQIAQFHLSAPKVPAEHEAGTPDSVMAPVRQNFEQIRPFLSDKADLLQLDALQAWAESSFERLKPLFAQRKTEGFIRECHGDIHLGNATVIDGKVVIFDCIEFNEPFRFTDVYADTGFLAMDLEDRGLKSLARRFISQYLELTGDYQGLELLNFYKAYRALVRAKVSLFSMPAEADPVQRATTLRQYRNYANLAESYSTIPSRFMAITHGVSAVGKSHVAMRLVEALGAIRLRSDVERKRLFGEQTVPNDPQAGIYSADASAATYTHLHEIAAVILRAGFPVVVDATYLKRDQRDGAAKIAEATGAPFLILDCNAPQAVIESWLALRQADKKDPSDANLAVIEAQQATREALTPEEILCSKRVQTNESGTLDTVVAQIRQRLPGL; translated from the coding sequence GTGAGCCAGTCCCTGATCGCTGCCCTGCAAAACCCGGCCCTCTACCCGCATCCCGTAGACGGGTTCCAGGTCATCGAAACCCATATTTCCTGGGTAATCCTCACCGGCCCCTTTGCTTATAAAGTGAAGAAGCCAGTGAATTTCGGCTTCCTCGACTTCACCAGCCTCGACGCCCGCGAGCATTTCTGCGCTGAAGAGCTACGCCTGAACCAGCGCCTGACCAACGATTTGTACCTCGAAGTGTTGCCGATCACTGGCAGCGCCGAAGCGCCACAATTGGGCGGCGATGGTCCGGTTGTCGATTACGCACTGAAGATGCGTCAATTCCCACAAAGCGGGTTACTCAGCACCCTACAAGCCAACGGCGAATTGACCACTGCGCACATCGATGAGATGGCCGCGCAGATCGCCCAATTCCACCTCAGTGCACCGAAAGTGCCTGCCGAACACGAAGCCGGCACGCCGGACAGCGTGATGGCGCCGGTACGCCAGAACTTCGAACAGATCCGCCCGTTCCTCAGCGACAAGGCCGATCTGCTGCAACTGGATGCGCTGCAAGCCTGGGCCGAAAGCAGCTTCGAACGCCTCAAGCCACTGTTCGCCCAGCGCAAGACCGAAGGTTTCATCCGCGAATGCCACGGTGACATCCACCTGGGCAACGCCACCGTGATCGACGGCAAGGTCGTGATCTTCGACTGCATCGAGTTCAACGAACCGTTCCGCTTCACCGACGTTTACGCCGACACCGGCTTCCTGGCGATGGACCTGGAAGACCGTGGCCTGAAGAGTCTGGCACGCCGCTTCATCAGCCAGTACCTGGAACTGACCGGCGATTACCAGGGCCTTGAGTTGCTGAACTTCTATAAAGCCTATCGCGCACTGGTTCGCGCCAAGGTCAGCCTGTTCAGCATGCCGGCCGAGGCCGACCCGGTTCAGCGAGCCACCACCCTGCGTCAGTACCGCAATTACGCCAACCTGGCGGAAAGCTACAGCACCATTCCTTCGCGCTTCATGGCCATCACCCACGGTGTTTCTGCCGTCGGCAAGAGCCACGTGGCCATGCGTCTGGTGGAAGCGTTGGGCGCCATTCGCCTGCGTTCCGATGTAGAGCGCAAACGTCTGTTCGGCGAGCAAACCGTGCCAAACGACCCGCAGGCCGGCATCTATAGCGCCGACGCCAGCGCCGCCACTTACACCCACCTGCATGAAATTGCCGCAGTGATCCTGCGTGCTGGTTTCCCGGTGGTAGTCGATGCGACGTACCTCAAGCGCGACCAGCGTGACGGCGCAGCGAAAATCGCCGAAGCTACCGGCGCGCCATTCCTGATCCTCGATTGCAATGCGCCGCAAGCGGTGATCGAGAGCTGGCTGGCCCTGCGCCAGGCAGACAAAAAGGACCCGTCCGACGCCAACCTGGCGGTTATCGAAGCCCAGCAAGCCACTCGTGAGGCCCTGACGCCTGAAGAGATTCTTTGCAGCAAACGCGTTCAGACCAATGAAAGCGGAACCCTCGACACAGTCGTTGCACAGATTCGCCAGCGCCTGCCGGGCCTGTAA